In one window of Macrobrachium rosenbergii isolate ZJJX-2024 chromosome 11, ASM4041242v1, whole genome shotgun sequence DNA:
- the LOC136843522 gene encoding uncharacterized protein — MPKPSLLPPHSPLPHAQTFTPSSPLTLTSSSFLLTHPYHMPKTSLLPPHSPSPHAQTFTPHSPQHMPKHSLLPPHSPLPHAQTFTPSSSFTLTTCPNLHSFLLTYAYHMPKPSFLPPHSPSPHAQAFTPSSSLTLTTCPNFYSFLLTHPYHMPKPSLLPPHSPLPHAQTFTPFSSLTPTTCPNLHSFLLTHPYYMPKPSLLPPYSPYHMPKPSLLPPHSPLPHAQIFIPSSSLTLSTCQTFTPSSSLTLTTCPNLHSFLLTHAHHMPKPSLLPPHSPLPHAQTFTLSPSLTLSTCPNLQSFILTHPQHMPKPSLLPPHSPLPHTQTFTPSSSLILTACPNLHSFLLTYPYHHMPKPSLLPPHSPLPHAQTFTPSSSFTLTTCPNLHSFLLTHPYHMPKPSFLPPHSPSPHAETFTHPYHMPKPSLLPPHSPLPHGQTFTPSPSLTLSTCSNLHSFLLTHLQRMPKPSLLPPHSPLPHTQTFTPSSSLTLTPKPSLLPPHSTLPHAQTFTPSSSLNLTTCPNLHSFLLTHPYHMPKPSLLPLHSPLPHAQTFTPSSSLTHTTCPNLHSFLFTHPCHMPKPFTPSSSLTLTTCPNLHSFLL; from the exons atgcccaaaccttcactccttcctcctcactcgcccttaccacatgcccaaactTTCACTCCTTCCTCCCCACTCACCCTTACCagttcctccttcctcctcactcacccttaccacatgcccaaaaCTTCACTCCTTCCCCCTCACTCACCCTCACCACATGCCCAAACCTTCACTCCTCACTCACCTCAGCACATGCCCAAAcattcactccttcctcctcactcacccttaccacatgcccaaaccttcactccttcctcctcattcACCCTCACCACATGCCCAaaccttcactccttcctcctcacttatgcttaccacatgcccaaaccttcattccttcctcctcactcacccTCACCACATGCCCAAgccttcactccttcctcctcactcacccttaccacatgcccaaactTTTACTCCTTTCTCCTCACTCACCCTTACCACATGCCCAAgccttcactccttcctcctcactcacccttaccacatgcccaaacctTCACTCCTTTCTCCTCACTCACCCCCACAACATGCCCAaaccttcactccttcctcctcactcacccTTACTACATGCCCAaaccttcactccttcctccttattccccttaccacatgcccaaaccttcactccttcctcctcactcacccttaccacatgcccaaatcttcattccttcctcctcactcacccTCTCCACATGCCAgaccttcactccttcctcctcactcacccttaccacatgcccaaaccttcattccttcctcctcactcacgctcaccacatgcccaaaccttcactccttcctcctcactcacccttaccacatgcccaaacctTCACTCTTTCCCCCTCACTCACCCTCAGCACATGCCCAAACCTTCAATCCTTCATCCTCACTCACCCTCAGCACATGCCCAaaccttcactccttcctcctcactcacccTTACCACATACCCAaaccttcactccttcctcctcactcataCTCACTGCATGCCCAaaccttcactccttcctcctcacttaCCCTTACCAC CACATGCCCAaaccttcactccttcctcctcactcacccttaccacatgcccaaaccttcactccttcctcctcattcACCCTCACCACATGCCCAaaccttcactccttcctcctcactcacccttaccacatgcccaaaccttcattccttcctcctcactcacccTCACCACATGCCGAAaccttcactcacccttaccacatgcccaaaccttcactccttcctcctcactcacccTTACCACATGGCCAAACCTTCACTCCTTCCCCCTCACTCACCCTCAGCACATGCTCAaatcttcactccttcctcctcactcaccTTCAGCGCATGCCCAaaccttcactccttcctcctcactcacccTTACCACATACCCAaaccttcactccttcctcctcactcacaCTCACC CCCAaaccttcactccttcctcctcactcaaccttaccacatgcccaaaccttcactccttcctcctcactcaaccttaccacatgcccaaaccttcactccttcctcctcactcatccATACCACATGCCCAAACCTTCACTCCTTCCTCTTCACTCACCCTTGCCACATGCCCAGAcgttcactccttcctcctcactcacccATACCACATGCCCAAACCTTCACTCGTTCCTCTTCACTCACCCTTGCCACATGCCCAAAcctttcactccttcctcctcactcaccctcaccacatgcccaaaccttcactccttcctcctctga